Proteins from one Triplophysa dalaica isolate WHDGS20190420 chromosome 6, ASM1584641v1, whole genome shotgun sequence genomic window:
- the rpsa gene encoding 40S ribosomal protein SA — MSGGLDVLQMKEEDVLKFLAAGTHLGGTNLDYQMEHYIYKRKSDGVYIINLKKTWEKLLLAARAIVAIENPADVCVISSRNTGQRAVLKFASASGATTFAGRFTPGTFTNQIQAAFREPRLLIVTDPRADHQPLTEASYVNIPTIAMCNTDSPLRYVDIAIPCNNKGHHSVGLMWWMLAREVLRMRGTISREHPWEVMPDLYFYRDPEEIEKEEQAAAEKAVGKEEFQGEWTAPVSDFTQPEVADWSEGVPVPSVPIQQFPAAVEAAPAKPAAAEVFAEDWSAQPATEDWSAAPTAQAGDWGGTTADWS; from the exons ATGTCCGGAGGTCTGGATGTCCTTCAAATGAAGGAGGAGGATGTGCTGAAGTTCCTGGCCGCAGGAACCCATCTGGGAGGTACCAACCTGGACTACCAGATGGAGCACTACATATACAAGAGAAAGAGTGACG GCGTGTACATCATCAATCTAAAGAAGACCTGGGAGAAACTCCTGCTGGCTGCTCGTGCTATTGTTGCTATTGAGAATCCAGCTGACGTGTGTGTTATCTCCTCCAGAAACACTGGCCAG AGAGCTGTGCTCAAGTTCGCCTCTGCCTCTGGTGCTACCACCTTCGCTGGTCGTTTCACTCCCGGAACCTTCACCAATCAAATTCAGGCTGCTTTCAGAGAGCCCCGTCTCCTGATCGTGACCGATCCTCGTGCTGACCATCAGCCACTGACTGAAGCCTCATACGTCAACATCCCAACCATCGCCATGTGCAACACAGACTCTCCTCTGAGATACGTCGACATTGCCATCCCCTGCAACAACAAG GGTCACCACTCTGTGGGTTTGATGTGGTGGATGTTGGCCAGAGAGGTTCTCAGGATGAGGGGCACCATCTCCAGAGAGCATCCATGGGAGGTCATGCCTGATCTTTACTTCTACAGAGATCCCGAGGAG ATTGAGAAGGAAGAGCAGGCTGCCGCTGAGAAGGCTGTTGGTAAGGAGGAGTTCCAGGGTGAATGGACCGCCCCTGTGTCCGATTTCACCCAGCCCGAGGTGGCTGACTGGTCTGAGGGTGTTCCGGTTCCATCTGTCCCCATCCAGCAGTTCCCAGCTGCAGTTGAAG CTGCTCCTGCCAAGCCTGCCGCTGCTGAGGTGTTTGCAG AGGACTGGAGCGCTCAACCTGCCACAGAGGACTGGTCTGCTGCCCCCACGGCTCAGGCTGGAGACTGGGGCGGCACCACCGCAGACTGGTCTTAA
- the ift56 gene encoding intraflagellar transport protein 56: protein MILSRMKPAVGGETSASSSEKKRKNKTKKTPKLEDYLNQRDYLGALTLLEFQRNGGVSVDHEDLWIVYCAFHLGDHKRSMEEYKAMTLKPDCPVDVWVYLGCALFFLGLYKEAEEAALKGSKCQIQNRLLFHLAHKFNDEKKLMGFHQNLEDVTEDQLSLASIHYMRSHYQEAIDIYKRILLQNRELLALNVYVALCYYKMDYYDVSQEVLAVYLQSIPDSTIALNLKACNHFRLYNGKAAETELKNLIDISCSSFQFAKELIQHNLVVFRGGEGALQILPPLIDVIPEARLNLVIYYLRQDDIQEAYKLIKDLEPTTPQEYILKGVVNAALGQDIGSRDHLKIAQQFFQLVGGSASECDTIPGRQCMASCFFLLKQFEDVLIYLNSVKSYFYNDDTFNFDYAQAKAALGNYREAEEVFLLIQNEKIKGDYVYLSWLARCYIMNQKARQAWELYLRMETSSDSFSILQLIANDCYKMGQFYYAAKAFDALERLDQNPEYWEGKRGACVGIFQLILAGRESRETLKEVLPMLKNSGNPQVEYIIRIMKKWAKDNRVLL from the exons ATG ATTTTGTCTCGGATGAAACCGGCAGTGGGTGGCGAGACCTCCGCCAGTTCCAgtgagaagaaaagaaaaaacaagacgAAGAAGACCCCAAAACTTGAGGATTATCTAAACCAAAGAGACTATCTGGGAGCCCTGACTCTACTGGAG TTCCAGCGTAACGGCGGGGTGTCCGTGGACCATGAAGATCTATGGATCGTTTACTGTGCCTTTCATCTGGGGGACCACAAGAGATCGATGGAG GAGTACAAGGCCATGACTCTGAAACCAGATTGTCCAGTGGATGTGTGGGTGTATCTGGGTTGTGCTCTCTTTTTTCTGGGACTTTATAAAGAGGCTGAAGAGGCGGCACTGAAGG GATCGAAGTGTCAGATTCAGAATCGCCTTCTCTTTCATTTAGCTCATAAG TTTAATGATGAAAAGAAGCTGATGGGATTTCATCAGAATCTGGAGGATGTGACGGAGGATCAACTGAGTCTGGCCTCCATTCACTACATGCGATCCCACTATCAAGAGGCCATTGACATCTATAAGCGCATCTTACTGCAGAACAG AGAACTTCTTGCCCTGAATGTGTACGTCGCCCTGTGCTACTATAAAATGGATTATTATGATGTATCTCAGGAGGTTTTGGCTGTGTATCTACAGAGTATTCCTGACTCCACCATCGCCCTCAACCTTAAAGCCTGCAATCACTTTAGACTCTATAACGGCAAAGCTGCCGAG ACGGAGTTGAAGAACCTGATAGACATCTCCTGCAGCTCGTTTCAGTTTGCCAAAGAGCTCATCCAGCACAATCTGGTGGTGTTTCGCGGTGGCGAGGGAGCGCTGCAGATTCTGCCTCCTCTGATCGATGTCATACCAGAGGCCAGACTCAATCTGGTCATTTACTATCTCAGACAAG ATGACATTCAGGAGGCCTACAAACTCATCAAAGACCTCGAGCCCACCACACCTCAG GAGTACATTCTGAAGGGGGTGGTGAATGCAGCTTTGGGACAAGACATCGGATCG aggGACCATTTGAAAATTGCCCAGCAGTTTTTCCAGTTGGTTGGCGGTTCAGCCAGTGAATGCG ACACAATACCAGGCAGGCAGTGTATGGCGTCTTGTTTCTTCCTGCTCAAACAGTTTGAAGATGTTCTTATCTATCTCAACTCAGTCAAG AGTTATTTCTACAATGACGACACATTTAACTTCGACTACGCTCAGGCCAAAGCAGCGCTGGGAAACTACAGAGAAGCTGAAGAG GTGTTCCTGTTAATCCAGAACGAGAAGATCAAGGGCGATTATGTGTACCTGAGCTGGTTGGCACGCTGCT ACATTATGAATCAGAAGGCGCGTCAGGCTTGGGAACTCTATCTGAGGATGGAAACCTCATCAGACTCGTTCAGCATCCTTCAGCTGATCGCAAATGACTGCTACAAG ATGGGACAGTTTTATTATGCAGCTAAAGCTTTTGATGCTCTGGAGAGATTGGATCAAAACCCGGAGTACTGGGAGGGGAAACGGGGAGCATGTGTGGGAATCTTCCAGCTCATTCTGGCCGGTAGAGAGTCCAG AGAAACGCTTAAGGAGGTTCTGCCAATGTTGAAGAACAGTGGAAACCCACAGGTTGAGTACATCATCCGTATTATGAAGAAATGGGCCAAAGACAACAGAGTGCTTCTCTGA
- the ubn2a gene encoding LOW QUALITY PROTEIN: ubinuclein-2a (The sequence of the model RefSeq protein was modified relative to this genomic sequence to represent the inferred CDS: inserted 1 base in 1 codon), translated as MAEPRKVQFVTLSALAGGPGAEGRRRRLEEDGDAETSFDIEGRTMMTGAGVTATGDRGGSMGKRDGDEPRGKTVRLDLCLSEPDEQRSAEFNYSELVQSQQAKKVPRVSTSVLDPNDPFNDDERERQKVEALAKKFESKYGNAGKKRRKDRMQDLIDIGFGYDESDPFIDNTEAYDELVPASLSTKLGGFYINTGTLQFRAASESEGEDGEKDKKSRMRAGEEPLMKRRKKKDGTSIEEKKPRKNKVSKQGVTGLNLHRPEKKKRKKLMKDSLCLAAMLRRFTREKEELRKLDTNTPRVGPGLTSMPNSHNLLQNSHLHGNNNDLSLADLTADPAMMSLLSSANESEIQDIMQDLDFSFLDGGLQMTPSGRENGQVETGSSRHKMGGGVLSRGLISPPPLPEGLPAPLIKRIEDLRAASRQFDQEGRKKFFTLDMNNILLDIELQVQEQPVDVRSQVYFHLEAFVPCNKEALLKRLKKLSLNIQDDRLRAPLLKLKLAVCSVMPEQIAKYNMDCMAKVAAKQQMEEGEKNGSEDDDDEKPGXRVMGPRKKFIWDDKLRTLLCNLVRVKLSCYELEQCSLSVEDYLKAFMENEVKPLWPKGWMQARMLFKESRVVHGHLTGLGKKRVVPTPKVAKMTEVGWTQRPAPGVGTTSTSPALPACRPPSSPSEPICLSDSLDEDLAANSLDSISQALALLSNAAKGLTPNNGVPASSPGIARSLSVVSHYSSPLSHSSHPGKMEPSVISNKSSLTTSPSLSSPITSSPLSSMRGETFGMLKDTGPLQRHPVTGAHRVSVSGMNAVQAAKPRPPPTASPLLPPQQRSFGAIVKMGPTPTPVGQAKNCANKSSVAGGITSTGVSHQPRMSPHLSQLNPKSPQQSRVPSSPPTNSSTLVSQARTPSMPHNQSNFITPMQATLTKSSHSSSSPIIKLTPRPPAPTPPPSSSPSPSSSPSLIHPRPQMITSPHQFTPKSQGFRPPFTTHGPGVKSGSGQAIYSFAGGQKSSSPQGSAASNTIATLMVSPLSGGCQDSSPSPSAVPANHSQRQRPMVGASQSAKSSSRASAMTLQSPPPVSSHHSQGSTASGSNLLSSITSPLPLGFGMLGGLVPVSLPFQFPSLLNFNPPGPGVPGCSNMGASPTPNSGYTLAQNLFKSLQSGSQVALPPHLQLAFSDTNQSQGGDTKRKSH; from the exons ATGGCCGAACCGAGAAAAGTGCAGTTTGTCACCCTGTCGGCCCTGGCCGGCGGTCCGGGCGCGGAGGGCAGGAGACGGCGGCTGGAAGAGGACGGAGATGCGGAGACCAGCTTTGACATAGAGGGCAGGACGATGATGACGGGCGCCGGGGTGACGGCGACGGGTGACCGCGGGGGTTCGATGGGGAAGAGAGACGGCGACGAGCCCCGAGGGAAGACGGTGCGGCTCGATCTGTGTTTGTCCGAGCCCGACGAGCAGCGCTCGGCCGAGTTTAACTACAGCGAGCTCGTTCAGTCTCAACAG GCCAAGAAGGTCCCACGAGTATCCACGTCTGTCCTGGACCCAAACGACCCATTTAACGACGATGAGAGAGAACGGCAGAAAGTCGAGGCGCTGGCCAAAAAGTTTGAAAGCAAATAT GGTAACGCGGGGAAAAAGAGGCGGAAAGATCGGATGCAGGATCTGATTGACATTGGCTTCGGATATGATGAGAGTGACCCCTTCATAGACAACACGGAAGCT TATGATGAGCTTGTTCCAGCATCTCTGAGCACCAAGCTCGGAGGATTCTACATCAACACGGGTACTTTGCAGTTCAGAGCCGCCTCTGAATCTGAAGGAGAGGATggagaaaaagataaaaaatccaGG ATGAGAGCTGGAGAGGAGCCATTGAtgaagagaaggaagaagaaaGACGGTACCAGTATAGAAGAGAAGAAACCCAGAAAGAACAAAGTATCCAAACAAGG AGTGACCGGCCTCAACCTTCACCGTCctgaaaagaagaaaagaaagaaactgaTGAAGGATTCGCTGTGTCTTGCTGCAATGCTCCGGCGTTTCACCAGAGAGAAGGAAGAACTTCGGAAACTGGACACTAACACACCTCGCGTGGGCCCTGGGCTCACCAGCATGCCCAATTCCCACAACCTCCTGCAGAACTCTCATCTCCACGGCAACAACAACGACCTTTCACTGGCTGACCTGACAGCCGATCCCGCTATGATGTCGTTGCTCAGTTCGGCCAACGAAAGCGAAATTCAGGATATCATGCAGGACCTGGACTTTAGTTTTTTGGATGGGGGTCTTCAGATGACCCCTTCGGGCAGGGAGAACGGACAGGTCGAGACGGGCTCATCTAGGCACAAGATGGGCGGAGGGGTGTTGAGTCGAGGGCTCATCTCTCCTCCACCTCTCCCTGAGGGACTTCCGGCACCCTTGATCAAACGGATCGAGGACCTACGAGCT GCATCAAGGCAATTTGATCAAGAAGGCAGAAAGAAATTCTTCACTCTGGATATGAATAATATCTTGCTGGA CATTGAGCTGCAGGTTCAGGAGCAGCCGGTAGACGTCCGATCACAGGTGTACTTTCACCTGGAGGCCTTCGTGCCCTGTAACAAAGAGGCGCTACTCAAACGCCTCAAAAAACTCAGCCTCAACATCCAG GATGACCGTCTGCGCGCACCCTTATTAAAGCTCAAACTGGCCGTGTGCAGTGTCATGCCAGAGCAGATCGCCAAATATAACATGGACTGCATGGCGAAAGTTGCTGCCAA GCAGCAGATGGAGGAGGGCGAGAAGAACGGATCTGAGGACGATGATGACGAGAAACCAG AGAGGGTGATGGGACCAAGGAAGAAGTTCATATGGGACGACAAACTCAG GACTCTCTTGTGCAACCTGGTGCGTGTGAAGCTCAGCTGCTATGAGCTGGAGCAGTGTTCTCTGTCTGTGGAAGACTATCTCAAAGCATTCATGGAGAATGAAGTCAAACCTCTCTGGCCCAAAGGCTGGATGCAGGCCAG GATGCTTTTTAAGGAAAGTCGTGTGGTACACGGTCACCTTACAGGCCT GGGTAAGAAAAGAGTTGTTCCAACCCCCAAAGTTGCCAAAATGACG GAGGTCGGCTGGACCCAGAGACCCGCCCCAGGTGTTGGAACTACTTCTACCTCTCCTGCCTTACCTGCGTGCAGACCGCCGTCCTCACCCTCCGAACCTATCTGCCTCTCAGATTCACTGGACGAAGATCTGGCCGCTAACTCCCTGGACTCCATTTCCCAGGCTCTAGCTCTTCTCAGTAACGCTGCCAAGGGTCTGACGCCAAACAACGGCGTACCTGCCTCATCTCCTGGAATTGCCAGATCCTTATCGGTGGTCAGCCACTATTCTTCTCCTCTGTCGCATTCCTCCCATCCAGGAAAGATGGAGCCCTCTGTTATCTCGAATAAGAGCAGTTTAACTACCTCTCCTTCCCTCTCCTCTCCAATCACCTCATCTCCTTTGTCTTCCATGCGAGGAGAGACCTTCGGGATGTTGAAAGATACCGGACCCTTGCAGAGACATCCGGTAACTGGTGCGCACAGAGTCAGCGTGTCTGGGATGAACGCAGTGCAGGCTGCTAAGCCCCGCCCACCCCCTACCGCCTCACCCCTCTTGCCACCCCAGCAGAGGTCCTTTGGGGCGATCGTTAAGATGGGTCCAACTCCAACCCCTGTCGGACAAGCCAAGAACTGTGCTAACAAATCCAGCGTCGCTGGTGGGATAACTAGTACCGGAGTTTCCCATCAGCCTCGTATGAGCCCGCACCTGTCGCAGTTGAACCCCAAAAGCCCTCAGCAGTCACGGGTACCCAGTTCTCCCCCTACGAACTCTTCCACCCTGGTATCACAGGCCAGGACTCCCTCTATGCCACACAACCAGTCAAACTTTATCACCCCCATGCAAGCCACGCTTACTAAGTCTTCCCACAGTAGTAGCTCTCCCATCATCAAACTCACACCACGACCCCCTGCTCCCACCCCTcctccctcttcctctccttccCCTTCATCATCTCCCTCCCTGATTCATCCTAGACCTCAGATGATCACCAGCCCTCACCAGTTTACCCCCAAGAGCCAAGGCTTCAGACCACCGTTTACCACACATGGTCCTGGAGTCAAATCCGGATCTGGACAGGCAATCTACAGTTTTGCAGGTGGTCAAAAATCCTCAAGTCCACAGGGTAGCGCAGCGAGCAACACTATAGCCACCTTGATGGTTTCGCCACTGTCAGGGGGTTGCCAGGACAGCAGTCCCTCCCCTTCAGCAGTACCAGCCAATCACAGCCAGCGGCAGAGACCAATGGTAGGGGCTAGCCAGAGTGCCAAGTCCTCAAGTCGGGCATCAGCCATGACCCTACAGTCTCCTCCTCCTGTCTCCTCTCACCACTCACAG GGTTCAACAGCATCAGGAAGTAACCTCTTGAGCTCAATAACCTCACCCCTCCCCCTGGGTTTCGGGATGCTCGGGGGTCTAGTGCCTGTTTCTCTACCCTTCCAGTTCCCCTCGCTACTCAACTTCAATCCACCAGGTCCTGGAGTTCCAGGCTGCAGCAACATGGGGGCTTCACCCACTCCAAACTCAGGATACACCCTGGCACAGA ATCTATTTAAGAGCCTGCAGTCAGGGTCTCAGGTTGCTCTACCTCCCCACTTGCAGCTTGCTTTCTCAG